A single Lolium perenne isolate Kyuss_39 chromosome 6, Kyuss_2.0, whole genome shotgun sequence DNA region contains:
- the LOC127305438 gene encoding rab GTPase-activating protein 22 isoform X1 has translation MMFLACCYNDPDMLIDPDTIYPTRADCPEAPKSRFKPQPRRTLSPRRWKLLFNEEGCLDAAGMIKRVQRGGIHPNIKGEVWEYLLGCYDPKSTTEQRNQLRQQRRLEYEKLKSKCREMDTTVGSGRVITMPVITEDGQPIEDPNSNGGARASSVGVEQQTSNSTLPKEVIQWKLLLHQIGLDVNRTDRTLVYYESQENLARLWDILSVYAWVDNDIGYCQGMSDLCSPISIILEHEADAFWCFERLMRRVRDNFKSTSTSIGVRSQLTTLSSIMKAVDPKLHEHLENLDGGEYLFAFRMLMVLFRREFSFIDTMYLWELMWSMEYNPGLFSMLESNTGTSNASDENTLKQCGKFEKKNLQAAKKEEQIPLSVFVVASVIEAKNKRLMGEAKGLDDVVKILNEITGSIDAKKACRGALTIHEKYLTTVKAS, from the exons ATGATGTTCCTGGCGTGCTGCTACAATGATCCGGACATGCTCATCGATCCGGACACCATCTACCCCACCCGCGCCGACTGCCCGGAGGCGCCCAAGTCGCGCTTCAAGCCCCAG CCTCGCCGCACGCTGAGTCCAAGGAGATGGAAGCTGCTGTTCAACGAGGAAGGCTGCCTGGACGCAGCTGGGATGATCAAAAGAGTACAGCGTGGG GGTATCCACCCAAATATCAAAGGAGAAGTTTGGGAGTATTTGCTGGGTTGTTACGACCCTAAAAGCACTACTGAACAGAGGAACCAATTGCGACAACAGAGAAG GTtagaatatgagaaactgaaatcgAAATGCCGAGAAATGGACACGACGGTTGGTAGTGGAAGGGTAATTACTATGCCTGTCATAACAGAAGATGGCCAGCCTATCGAGGATCCTAACTCAAATGGAGGGGCAAGGGCTTCTTCAGTGGGCGTAGAGCAGCAAACCAGTAATTCAACGCTCCCTAAAGAAGTTATTCAGTGGAAACTTCTTCTGCACCAAATTG GTCTCGATGTTAACCGTACCGACCGTACACTAGTTTATTACGAGAGTCAGGAGAATTTGGCACGGCTGTGGGACATTCTTTCAGTCTACGCATGGGTGGACAATGACATTGGTTATTGTCAGG GAATGAGTGATCTTTGTTCACCGATATCAATCATTTTGGAACATGAAGCGGATGCTTTTTGGTGCTTTGAACGGCTGATGCGCAGGGTG CGTGACAACTTCAAGAGTACATCTACTTCCATTGGAGTTCGATCTCAACTGACCActttgtcatccataatgaaagctGTTGATCCAAAGCTACATGAGCATTTAG AAAATCTTGATGGAGGGGAATATTTATTTGCCTTTCGGATGCTGATGGTTCTTTTTCGAAGGGAGTTCTCTTTTATAGACACGATGTATCTTTGGGAG CTCATGTGGTCTATGGAGTACAATCCAGGTCTGTTTTCAATGTTGGAGAGTAACACTGGCACATCGAACGCAAGCGATGAAAATACCCTCAAACAGTGCGGGAAGTTTGAAAAGAAAAACTTGCAGGCGGCCAAGAAAGAAGAGCAGATCCCTCTATCAGTCTTTGTTGTAGCTAGTGTCATAGAGGCGAAAAACAAACGGTTGATGGGAGAGGCAAAAGGTCTGGACGATGTTGTCAAG ATTTTGAATGAAATCACTGGAAGCATTGATGCAAAAAAGGCATGTAGAGGGGCCTTGACGATTCATGAGAAGTACCTAACCACA GTAAAGGCATCATAG
- the LOC127309854 gene encoding uncharacterized protein yields MKGLLKGLRYISQIFVPDAKEPEIQIGAPTDVKHVAHIGWDSASVTNPTWMNEFKAQPGASGSGGPEGAGAEQPGGAGGAGAAGKAEQSEKPRRTRGKGSGGGEGKRRDADGSRRPAKGEAADGCEGEASGAAATKQRRRKPKASGGTSSGRSKSGGAGSSEPAAAAAED; encoded by the exons ATGAAGGGCCTTCTCAAGGGCCTCCGATACATCTCCCAAATTTTTG TCCCAGACGCCAAGGAGCCGGAGATCCAGATCGGAGCCCCCACGGACGTGAAGCACGTGGCGCACATCGGCTGGGACAGCGCCTCCGTCACCAACCCCACCTGG atgaacgaGTTCAAGGCTCAGCCGGGAGCGTCAGGGAGCGGGGGGCCGGAGGGCGCGGGGGCGGAGCAGCCCGGAGGTGCTGGCGGAGCAGGAGCGGCGGGCAAGGCGGAGCAGTCGGAGAAGCCGCGGCGGACGAGAGGGAAGGGATCGGGGGGCGGCGAGGGGAAGCGGCGGGACGCGGACGGGTCGCGGCGGCCGGCGAAGGGGGAGGCGGCGGATGGCTGCGAGGGGGAGGcctcgggggcggcggcgacgaaGCAGCGGCGGAGGAAGCCCAAGGCGTCCGGGGGCACCTCGTCGGGGCGGTCGAAGTCGGGGGGAGCCGGGTCGTCGGagccggccgccgccgcggcgGAGGACTAA
- the LOC127305438 gene encoding uncharacterized protein isoform X2 gives MEAAVQRGRLPGRSWDDQKSTAWGCCLYFGYYANRVSTQISKEKFGSICWVVTTLKALLNRGTNCDNREEYEKLKSKCREMDTTVGSGRVITMPVITEDGQPIEDPNSNGGARASSVGVEQQTSNSTLPKEVIQWKLLLHQIGLDVNRTDRTLVYYESQENLARLWDILSVYAWVDNDIGYCQGMSDLCSPISIILEHEADAFWCFERLMRRVRDNFKSTSTSIGVRSQLTTLSSIMKAVDPKLHEHLENLDGGEYLFAFRMLMVLFRREFSFIDTMYLWELMWSMEYNPGLFSMLESNTGTSNASDENTLKQCGKFEKKNLQAAKKEEQIPLSVFVVASVIEAKNKRLMGEAKGLDDVVKILNEITGSIDAKKACRGALTIHEKYLTTVKAS, from the exons ATGGAAGCTGCTGTTCAACGAGGAAGGCTGCCTGGACGCAGCTGGGATGATCAAAAGAGTACAGCGTGGG GTTGTTGTCTTTATTTTGGTTATTATGCCAACAGGGTATCCACCCAAATATCAAAGGAGAAGTTTGGGAGTATTTGCTGGGTTGTTACGACCCTAAAAGCACTACTGAACAGAGGAACCAATTGCGACAACAGAGAAG aatatgagaaactgaaatcgAAATGCCGAGAAATGGACACGACGGTTGGTAGTGGAAGGGTAATTACTATGCCTGTCATAACAGAAGATGGCCAGCCTATCGAGGATCCTAACTCAAATGGAGGGGCAAGGGCTTCTTCAGTGGGCGTAGAGCAGCAAACCAGTAATTCAACGCTCCCTAAAGAAGTTATTCAGTGGAAACTTCTTCTGCACCAAATTG GTCTCGATGTTAACCGTACCGACCGTACACTAGTTTATTACGAGAGTCAGGAGAATTTGGCACGGCTGTGGGACATTCTTTCAGTCTACGCATGGGTGGACAATGACATTGGTTATTGTCAGG GAATGAGTGATCTTTGTTCACCGATATCAATCATTTTGGAACATGAAGCGGATGCTTTTTGGTGCTTTGAACGGCTGATGCGCAGGGTG CGTGACAACTTCAAGAGTACATCTACTTCCATTGGAGTTCGATCTCAACTGACCActttgtcatccataatgaaagctGTTGATCCAAAGCTACATGAGCATTTAG AAAATCTTGATGGAGGGGAATATTTATTTGCCTTTCGGATGCTGATGGTTCTTTTTCGAAGGGAGTTCTCTTTTATAGACACGATGTATCTTTGGGAG CTCATGTGGTCTATGGAGTACAATCCAGGTCTGTTTTCAATGTTGGAGAGTAACACTGGCACATCGAACGCAAGCGATGAAAATACCCTCAAACAGTGCGGGAAGTTTGAAAAGAAAAACTTGCAGGCGGCCAAGAAAGAAGAGCAGATCCCTCTATCAGTCTTTGTTGTAGCTAGTGTCATAGAGGCGAAAAACAAACGGTTGATGGGAGAGGCAAAAGGTCTGGACGATGTTGTCAAG ATTTTGAATGAAATCACTGGAAGCATTGATGCAAAAAAGGCATGTAGAGGGGCCTTGACGATTCATGAGAAGTACCTAACCACA GTAAAGGCATCATAG